One segment of Nostoc flagelliforme CCNUN1 DNA contains the following:
- a CDS encoding protein kinase domain-containing protein: protein MSYCINPLCEQRQNPKDIEECLFCGTSLLINNRIRLIKPLRPLNENPFSYTEVFEVEDAGTQWNPGSKQRVMKVLKLNSRKLVELIERESLSLRLIHHPNIPKSTLDDFFTFVPVNSSLTLHCLVMDKIEGQNLEQWIESNGRILQSQALEWLKELVEILAAVHRANFFHRDIKPSNIILQLNGQLALVDFGVARRVTSTYLAKISGSGGDSTSRGGKYEITSVGTPRYSPPEQTDGQAVPQSDFYALGRTFVHLLTAIQLIDLPTDKQTGRLIWRNKAPQIDKPFADFIDELTAPLPGQRPQSTEVILQRLKLLPQQSKIYRLTRSKTFRVSAAIGFMILTVFVTFKVLLPLRAKYLVSQGEKAEAANNFQTAQEFFDSAIKINPQARYTISKFYFEKGLRSTNSLELAKRYYELAIKYNDTNVESYNNLGIVCKKIQDSPCVIDSYEKAFKLSSDNWEGHYGLGTYYDELMKYDLAEQQYQLAIKINRQAIIAINNLSRVKILQGDYNTAISLAQEGIQKTTNPRWQAVLYKNLGWAKFEQKKYSEAKRYLEKAKELDIQRTSTHCLLAKVQGIFGDFDNSWLSWEACLLTESREPEVFIWRAEIIERIRQKAPNLIED, encoded by the coding sequence GTGAGTTACTGTATAAATCCCCTATGCGAGCAACGTCAAAATCCTAAAGACATTGAAGAATGTCTTTTTTGTGGTACTTCGCTGCTAATTAATAACCGCATCCGCTTGATTAAGCCATTAAGACCGCTGAATGAAAATCCATTCAGCTATACTGAAGTTTTTGAAGTGGAGGACGCTGGTACTCAATGGAATCCCGGGAGCAAGCAGCGAGTTATGAAAGTTCTGAAATTGAACTCGCGGAAACTAGTTGAGTTAATCGAGCGGGAATCTCTTAGTTTACGGCTAATCCATCATCCAAATATTCCCAAAAGTACCTTAGATGACTTTTTCACTTTTGTTCCTGTCAATAGTTCTTTAACCTTACATTGCTTGGTTATGGATAAAATCGAGGGACAGAATTTAGAGCAATGGATAGAATCTAATGGGCGTATTTTGCAATCTCAAGCATTAGAATGGCTAAAAGAATTAGTTGAAATTCTTGCCGCAGTACACCGTGCTAATTTTTTTCATAGAGATATTAAACCTTCTAATATAATTCTCCAGTTAAATGGTCAATTAGCGTTAGTGGATTTTGGTGTAGCACGGCGAGTGACTAGTACTTACTTAGCTAAAATAAGCGGAAGTGGAGGAGACAGCACGTCTAGAGGAGGAAAATATGAAATTACATCTGTTGGCACACCTCGTTACTCTCCGCCAGAACAAACTGATGGACAGGCAGTACCGCAATCAGATTTTTATGCTTTGGGTCGTACTTTTGTCCATCTACTTACTGCAATTCAACTAATCGATTTACCTACGGATAAACAGACAGGAAGATTAATATGGAGAAACAAGGCACCGCAAATTGACAAACCTTTTGCTGATTTTATTGATGAGTTGACGGCTCCTTTACCAGGGCAACGTCCGCAAAGTACTGAAGTTATCCTGCAACGATTAAAATTACTTCCTCAGCAAAGTAAAATTTATAGATTAACGAGGTCTAAAACGTTCAGAGTCAGCGCAGCAATTGGATTTATGATTTTGACAGTCTTTGTGACTTTCAAAGTATTATTACCACTAAGAGCTAAATATTTAGTGTCTCAAGGGGAGAAGGCTGAGGCAGCAAATAATTTTCAGACCGCACAAGAGTTTTTTGACTCAGCTATAAAAATTAATCCTCAAGCCAGATACACAATTTCCAAATTTTATTTTGAAAAAGGACTTCGCAGTACGAATAGTCTAGAATTAGCTAAAAGATACTATGAATTAGCAATTAAATATAATGACACAAATGTAGAATCATATAATAATTTAGGTATTGTGTGTAAAAAAATACAAGATTCTCCCTGTGTAATAGATAGTTATGAAAAAGCTTTTAAGTTAAGCTCTGATAATTGGGAAGGGCATTATGGATTGGGAACTTACTACGATGAACTAATGAAATATGATTTAGCGGAGCAACAATACCAGTTAGCCATAAAAATTAATAGACAAGCGATAATTGCTATCAATAATTTATCTAGAGTAAAAATTCTCCAAGGTGATTATAATACAGCAATTTCTCTCGCCCAAGAAGGAATACAAAAAACTACAAATCCCAGATGGCAAGCAGTTTTGTATAAAAATTTAGGTTGGGCAAAATTTGAGCAGAAGAAATATAGCGAGGCGAAGCGATATTTAGAGAAGGCGAAAGAATTAGATATCCAAAGAACATCTACCCACTGTTTGCTGGCAAAAGTGCAGGGAATTTTCGGTGATTTTGATAACTCTTGGCTTTCCTGGGAAGCCTGTTTGCTAACTGAATCTAGAGAACCAGAGGTTTTCATCTGGCGAGCCGAAATAATAGAAAGAATTAGACAAAAAGCTCCTAATTTAATTGAAGATTAA
- a CDS encoding fertility inhibition FinO-like protein, with protein MIAGKLEITIKINELPQPKIVENAWQQFDVDCDGRITAITVKPKIYKKLTNVTSNYPQLVAAITGKLGQSTEHGFMLEEPSIQVFFSQAQVRNNLCLRCCFLKK; from the coding sequence ATGATTGCAGGCAAACTAGAAATCACAATTAAAATCAATGAACTGCCACAACCCAAGATCGTAGAGAACGCTTGGCAGCAGTTTGACGTAGACTGTGACGGACGCATCACAGCAATCACAGTTAAACCAAAGATTTACAAGAAACTGACTAATGTAACCAGTAATTACCCACAATTGGTAGCAGCGATCACTGGCAAACTTGGTCAGTCAACTGAGCATGGGTTCATGTTAGAAGAACCTAGCATACAAGTTTTCTTTTCGCAAGCCCAAGTCAGAAACAACCTCTGCCTTCGGTGCTGCTTCTTGAAAAAGTGA
- a CDS encoding ATP-binding protein, whose amino-acid sequence MDSNAVQILKSPVYSPLASKKQELLGQKHSSVTVSFDETLVIVNDLVLAKRGRYLSQPEILIMRGAWHNREFVEIAENSAYSVNYLQRGVATRLWDILTKTIGNGKRVTKKNVRNFLEQVAQEYYAQSAFTSEEKSSPVKNWIQILGSKPPEISSFYGRAGELSCLKELIIKQRCVSLVGVAGIGKTALAAKLIQEISVESKPKFDCIIWKSVAHAPLFQDFIAELIELIQPLEPKLDSPRFTQAMVSALIEQMQSRRCLLVLDESDSLFETTNLEQHLEYKLFFRRLIEEMDQSCLLLTNRVFPDEFEDLIIAGRPIQYLKIKGLETDPAMQLLFDQGLDDEEKCNELIKIYYGNPLELKTVVTRIHHFFGGSIQKFFENRTTLFSSQFKAMLDKAFGYLLSKIQQQIMIYLAEELTLNSKPVKLTSLLNGLNQKESISLSISDLITALEGLEKQFLIETIKDSASEESSFTLQPIVKKYIRKNIPGLVHTSNASPELALTF is encoded by the coding sequence ATGGATTCTAATGCTGTCCAGATACTAAAATCACCAGTCTATTCTCCCCTTGCTTCAAAGAAACAAGAGCTTTTAGGGCAAAAACACTCTTCTGTGACAGTAAGTTTTGATGAAACTTTAGTAATAGTCAATGATTTAGTGCTTGCCAAAAGAGGTAGATACTTATCTCAACCAGAGATACTTATTATGAGGGGAGCGTGGCATAACCGTGAGTTTGTAGAGATAGCAGAAAATTCAGCTTATAGCGTCAATTACTTACAACGAGGCGTAGCTACTCGCTTATGGGATATACTCACAAAAACAATTGGAAATGGCAAGCGAGTTACTAAAAAGAATGTACGGAATTTTTTAGAGCAAGTTGCACAAGAGTATTATGCTCAATCTGCTTTTACTAGTGAAGAAAAAAGCTCCCCTGTCAAAAATTGGATACAAATTCTAGGAAGTAAACCTCCTGAGATCTCAAGTTTTTATGGACGCGCAGGAGAATTATCTTGTTTAAAAGAATTAATAATAAAGCAACGCTGCGTATCGTTAGTAGGGGTAGCAGGCATTGGTAAAACTGCATTAGCTGCAAAGCTAATACAAGAGATTAGTGTAGAATCAAAACCCAAATTTGATTGCATAATTTGGAAATCAGTTGCCCATGCACCACTGTTTCAAGACTTTATAGCCGAGCTAATAGAGCTAATCCAACCTTTAGAGCCTAAGCTAGACTCACCTAGATTTACTCAAGCAATGGTTTCAGCATTGATCGAGCAGATGCAATCGCGCCGATGTCTTTTGGTATTGGATGAATCTGATTCCTTGTTTGAAACAACTAATTTAGAGCAACACTTAGAGTACAAACTATTTTTTCGCAGATTAATAGAGGAAATGGATCAAAGCTGCTTGCTCTTAACTAATCGAGTTTTTCCTGATGAATTTGAGGATCTTATAATAGCAGGACGTCCTATTCAATATCTAAAAATAAAAGGTTTAGAGACTGATCCTGCAATGCAACTTCTATTTGATCAAGGATTGGATGACGAAGAGAAATGCAACGAATTAATTAAAATTTACTACGGCAATCCTTTAGAGCTAAAGACGGTAGTTACCAGAATTCACCACTTTTTTGGCGGAAGTATTCAAAAGTTTTTTGAAAATAGAACTACGCTTTTCAGTAGCCAATTTAAAGCAATGCTTGATAAAGCCTTTGGTTACTTATTAAGTAAAATTCAACAACAAATTATGATTTATCTAGCAGAAGAGTTAACTTTAAACTCAAAACCTGTTAAACTTACTAGCTTATTAAATGGCTTGAATCAAAAGGAATCAATATCGTTATCAATATCAGATTTAATTACAGCATTAGAAGGGTTGGAAAAGCAGTTTTTAATTGAAACTATTAAGGATTCTGCTTCTGAAGAAAGTAGTTTTACTCTTCAACCTATAGTCAAAAAATATATTAGGAAAAATATACCAGGACTGGTGCATACATCTAATGCTTCACCAGAATTAGCACTCACATTTTAA